The Thermovibrio guaymasensis genomic interval GTAAAAGTATAATTAGGATCGTATTTACCTTCTCTGATTAATAAGTAAATATGAACAACTTTCAGGTTTTCCCTCTCATCAGCAGAAGAGGCACCAACAATGGCACTGTCAGTTACAGGATCAACGTAGGCTCTATTACCCCAGTCATACCTCACTTTAAAATCGGCAACACAGTCAAGGATAGGGTACAGGTGCCCAACGGTCCTTCCATTACGAACTTTCCAGGAAACTTTTCTACCAAGTGATGGTAAATCGGGACATAAAGGATTCTTAGAAGAGGTGTTATACAAGTAGTATTCAATCTCAACACAAGCTTGATTTGTACAGACAAATTTTTCTCCAGAGCGTAGTCTTATCTTTGGTACAGGATAAGCCAGATAGTAGCCAGCATCAGGACAAGCAAAGTTTGTATAGCCATTAACTACATCACCGGTAAGGTCCATGAAAACAGCTTTATTAGAAGGAAAAGGTTCAGAGGAACTATCAGGAGCTAGTTGGTCAGGAGGCATTCCAATTCCAGTGCAATTAACAAGAGCCCATCCTCTAGTCTGGTCATTTGAAGTATTGTAGGTTGAATGGATTTTAAGATGATAACTTCCTGAAGAGTCAACCTCTGTTCTTATAGGGAGGGTGGACTCGTTCAAGCCAATTCCATAGCCGGCGTGCTCTACATCTTGACGTAGAACTTCTAATCCTACACTACTCTCTATCTGCACTGTTGAAATAGTAGTCTGTTTCAGGAAATTTTTAAATAAAGAAATATAGCCCAAGTATATTGCAGAAAGGAGCAACAGAGTTATTACTAGAACAATTAAAAGTTCAATTAAAGTAAAGGCTTTTCTCATTCTTTATTCCTAATAACAGTAGTTCCAGAAACATGATGAAATTTACCTTGATACTTCCAGCAGACTTCCAGATTAATTCTCTTTAGCTGTAAATCCGTATTTTCGTTTATATCGTAATAAAGGCCATATTTAACTTTAAGGTTTCCAATGTACCTAGTAATATAATTCTTTCTAAGGGCATCTTGACAGTTAGTAGCTCCATTATTAAGCTCGGAAGTTACTTCCGCATAATCCATTTTAGCCAGTTCCTCTAGCTTTTCGTGAAGTATTCTAACAGCTTCGTACTGACAAGCCTTAGACATATTGTATTTTTTAGCATAAAGAAGTGTCGCAAGTAGTCCCAAAAAAACTATAGTAGAAATCGCAAGAGCTATAAGGGTCTCTATAATGGTAAATCCTTCTCTCTTTTCTAACGACACTTCCTTCTACCTCTAGAATCTACGTAGGTTTTCCCCATTCTTACTCTAACACCATTGGTTACTACACAGCTTACAGAGGGA includes:
- a CDS encoding prepilin-type N-terminal cleavage/methylation domain-containing protein; its protein translation is MRKAFTLIELLIVLVITLLLLSAIYLGYISLFKNFLKQTTISTVQIESSVGLEVLRQDVEHAGYGIGLNESTLPIRTEVDSSGSYHLKIHSTYNTSNDQTRGWALVNCTGIGMPPDQLAPDSSSEPFPSNKAVFMDLTGDVVNGYTNFACPDAGYYLAYPVPKIRLRSGEKFVCTNQACVEIEYYLYNTSSKNPLCPDLPSLGRKVSWKVRNGRTVGHLYPILDCVADFKVRYDWGNRAYVDPVTDSAIVGASSADERENLKVVHIYLLIREGKYDPNYTFTGNTSIDGVNLNLPSSPDSLHYRWKVIKLSIEPMNLIK
- a CDS encoding type IV pilus modification PilV family protein; this translates as MSLEKREGFTIIETLIALAISTIVFLGLLATLLYAKKYNMSKACQYEAVRILHEKLEELAKMDYAEVTSELNNGATNCQDALRKNYITRYIGNLKVKYGLYYDINENTDLQLKRINLEVCWKYQGKFHHVSGTTVIRNKE